In one Tripterygium wilfordii isolate XIE 37 chromosome 22, ASM1340144v1, whole genome shotgun sequence genomic region, the following are encoded:
- the LOC119991477 gene encoding uncharacterized protein LOC119991477, with the protein MGLKTKISPETQQLITTFRQPTGRRVHLRRPKIQTVRLGGQKARRGPILVRVLRRLRLRWLKLRYNCMVKKIKEYYQGIIKDMVPAGASVETFHQRLFTESTFAVPVMGVSFNSFSSMGTCNRARSIFI; encoded by the coding sequence atgggtttgaaaaccaaaatttcACCGGAAACCCAACAACTAATCACCACTTTCCGGCAGCCGACAGGGCGGAGGGTACATCTCCGACGGCCTAAAATACAGACGGTGCGGCTAGGTGGACAAAAGGCGAGGAGGGGTCCAATCTTGGTAAGGGTGTTGAGGAGGTTGAGGCTAAGGTGGTTGAAATTGAGGTACAATTGCATGGTAAAGAAGATTAAGGAATATTATCAAGGAATTATCAAGGACATGGTGCCCGCTGGAGCAAGTGTTGAGACATTCCATCAAAGATTGTTTACGGAGTCCACTTTTGCTGTTCCTGTTATGGGTGTCTCTTTCAATAGCTTCTCTTCCATGGGTACTTGTAATCGCGCTCGCTCCATTttcatttaa
- the LOC119991478 gene encoding serine/threonine-protein phosphatase 7 long form homolog — protein MFGSLLFTSTNGDSVSLHYLPLLEDLQQTSTYSWGAAVVAVLYRDLCRTSMSGARGMCGCAMLLQLWSWERLHLCCPEIVRHVVHGLDEPLPPLGAIWSEDRTFKNNPTTVVLFARVKLDSQGPHQVVWMPYTQERLPTAPQVCVEGFHIWASVVPLICYEIVERHFPDRVMRQFGLFQHIPEQVDTSATLHEMSRRGRSDVNWADEHAAWWYIAITRIFISPPTETPVIPRLEYEPHISRLHRVAHFAAERARIASAAMANAISDATSVIAHGWFTTCRDILDVLGEGHRLHQPVDPVKPARCARVRGGRARRRGRARSSQHSQYEVGSYSGAGPSSASAPSSTPTIWSPSTRRRTGR, from the exons ATGTTTGGGAGTTTGTTGTTCACGAGCACAAATGGCGATAGTGTTTCACTTCACTATCTACCGCTATTGGAGGACTTACAGCAAACTAGTACTTATAGCTGGGGAGCAGCCGTTGTAGCAGTTTTATATCGAGATCTTTGTCGAACTTCAATGAGTGGAGCAAGAGGGATGTGTGGATGTGCAATGTTACTACAG TTATGGTCGTGGGAGCGACTACATCTATGTTGTCCAGAGATTGTTAGGCATGTCGTACATGGACTCGACGAACCTTTGCCTCCTCTAGGTGCTATCTGGAGTGAGGACCGGACTTTCAAGAATAATCCCACCACTGTGGTTTTGTTTGCTAGGGTTAAACTTGATAGTCAGGGGCCTCATCAG GTTGTCTGGATGCCATACACACAGGAACGACTTCCTACGGCGCCACAGGTGTGTGTTGAGGGATTTCATATTTGGGCGTCGGTCGTACCGCTCATATGCTATGAGATAGTTGAGCGTCATTTCCCTGATCGTGTCATGCGACAGTTTGGACTATTTCAGCATATTCCAGAGCAAGTGGATACGAGTGCTACTTTGCACGAGATGAGTAGGAGAGGGCGGAGCGATGTGAATTGGGCTGACGAGCATGCAGCGTGG TGGTATATAGCTATCACACGCATATTCATCAGTCCTCCAACAGAAACTCCAGTAATTCCACGGCTAGAGTACGAGCCTCACATTAGTAGGCTACATCGAGTT GCTCATTTTGCAGCGGAGAGGGCTAGGATTGCTAGTGCTGCTATGGCTAATGCTATTTCTGATGCCACTTCTGTTATAGCACATGGTTGGTTCACGACATGTCGAGATATTCTAGATGTGCTAGGAGAGGGACATCGTCTTCACCAGCCAGTAGATCCAGTAAAGCCTGCACGTTGTGCTAGAGTGAGAGGAGGACGGGCACGCAGACGAGGTCGGGCTCGGTCATCACAACACAGTCAATATGAGGTTGGTTCATATTCTGGTGCTGGTCCATCTTCTGCATCAGCTCCATCTTCCACCCCAACCATCTGGAGTCCGAGTACTAGGCGGAGGACGGGGCGCTAG